The proteins below are encoded in one region of Cololabis saira isolate AMF1-May2022 chromosome 21, fColSai1.1, whole genome shotgun sequence:
- the pvalb6 gene encoding parvalbumin 6, whose product MAMTSILTADDIKKALDAFAVADSFDHKKFFEMVGLKSKSCDEVKKVFTVLDADNSGYIEEEELKFVLKGFSKDGRDLTDKETVAFLKAADKDGDGKIGVDEFAALVKE is encoded by the exons ATGGCAATGACCAGCATCCTCACCGCTGATGACATCAAGAAAGCTCTCGATGCATTTGCAG TTGCTGATTCTTTTGACCATAAGAAATTCTTCGAGATGGTGGGTCTTAAGTCCAAGTCCTGCGATGAAGTGAAGAAGGTCTTCACGGTGCTAGATGCCGACAACAGCGGCTACATAGAGGAGGAAGAGCTAAA ATTCGTCCTAAAAGGTTTTTCCAAAGATGGCAGGGACCTGACAGACAAAGAGACCGTAGCCTTTTTAAAAGCAGCCGACAAGGACGGAGACGGCAAGATTGGAGTTGATG aATTTGCTGCCCTTGTGAAAGAATAA